In the Vibrio hippocampi genome, TTAACGCCGTTTTGGAAAACTGCTTCGTTAAATGACTTGTCGAATTTACCGGCAGTGTCATAAACAACAGCGGGTTTTGCTGCAAATGCACTGAAAGAAGAAACTGCCACTGCGAGAGCAGACATTTTTATAAGTGTTTTTTTCACGATCATTTTCCTTGTTAAAGCCTGAGGCCTAAATGTTTGATGTGCTTTTTTAATCTGGTCGGCGTGGTTAAAATTAACCGAATGTCAACGTAACCAATTACTCCAGTAAGTACTGGAGCCATTTTGACGTTTTCAAGCCTTAGTGCGCATTTTATCGTTTGCTTAGTGATAAATAACAATTTATTACATACTAATGTGATAATGATCACCTTTTGCCTAAATGAAAAGGTTATTTTGTGACCGTCAATGACGCTGATGTAAACTGCTCTTTAATGAAATCGATTACATTGAGTGGGGTGTTTTAGTACTTTGCGTGGTGTTTTAGCCAAAGAGGGCTATAAGTTAGTACAAGTAGCGCCTAAACTAAGCGGATTATACTGATTAAAATGTCGAGTTTTCGGAAGCCAGTTTTTAGAAAACCCTCTTTGAACCTCCGCTATAGAAAAAACGCTTTTTTAGAGATGATTTTGTAAATACAGAGTACTTCCTATGATCGATACCCATTGCCACCTAGATTTGCTTGCGGAACACCTGTCTTTAGATACGGCGTTAGAGGATGCCAATGCGAGTGGGGTGAGCAAGATCATTGTCCCTGCGGTGAATAGTCGCAATTGGCACAAGGTATCCGAACTTGCTGGTCAATATGAACAAGTCTATTTCGCTTTAGGGATCCATCCCTGCTTTATTGAGTCGGGCTCAATATCAATCAACGCATTGCAAAGTGAGTTGCACCAACAACGAAATAATAAAAAATGGGTGGCTGTTGGTGAGTGTGGTTTAGATTTCTATCACAACAGAGATGACGAAGTGCAACAAAAGAAGCTATTGATCGATCAGATTCATCTTGCTAACGACTATGGTAAACCCGTATTACTTCATTGCCGCAAGGCCCATCAAGATTTGATCAAGATACTAAAACAGCATCGACCTCTCTATGGCGGAATAATTCATGGTTTTAGTGGTAGCTACCAGCAAGCTTTGGACTATATTAATTTAGGTATGCACATAGGCGTTGGCGGTGTAATTAGTTACCAGAGAGCAAAAAAAACCAGAGCAACCATAGCCAAAGTCCCTTTAGATTCCATCGTCATCGAAACTGACTCGCCAGATATGCCACTAAGTGGTTATCAGGGGCAAGTGAACCAACCTAAGAGGACAAAGTTGGTGCTAAATCACTTGATTGAGTTGCGAAGTGAAGGGGAGCAAACGGTTACGTCTACGGTTGAGCGGAGTACTAGTGGGTTGTTTTCTTTTTGTTAATTAATTTTATTTATTTAGTGATGCAAATAGGCGTATGAATGCCTTTATGTGATCTATGTCTCATTTTTAAATGTATGAGATATGCGTGTGCGTAGGAAGTGTGATTTTACCACTATTTCTTTTTTTCAGTGTTTGTATAATCGCCGCAGACTTTAGCTTCTACACCTTTTTACACCACACTTTAACTATAAGGAAGTCATAAACTATGAGCTTGTTTATGAGCCTGGTTGGTATGGTGGTACTGATCCTGATCGCAGTACTACTATCAGACAACCGCAAAGCAATTAACGTTCGCACAGTTGCAGGTGCGTTTGCAATTCAATTCGCACTGGGTGCATTTGTTCTTTACGTTCCTTGGGGACAAGAATTATTAAAGAGCTTCTCTGATGCTGTTTCAAGCGTCATCAACTACGGTAACGATGGCACATCATTCCTATTTGGCGGTTTAGTGTCAGATAAAATGTTTGAAGTCTTTGGCGGTGGCGGTTTTATCTTCGCTTTCCGTGTACTTCCAACACTTATCTTCTTCTCTGCCCTTATCTCAGTGCTTTACTACCTTGGCGTGATGCAATGGGTGATCAAGATTCTGGGTGGCGGTCTTCAAAAAGCATTGGGAACGTCTCGTGCTGAATCTATGTCAGCAGCGGCAAATATCTTTGTTGGTCAAACAGAAGCCCCTCTGGTTGTTCGTCCTTTCGTTCCTAAGATGACTCAATCTGAGTTATTCGCTGTGATGTGTGGTGGTTTAGCCTCTATCGCGGGTGGTGTTCTTGCTGGTTATGCGTCAATGGGCGTGCCAATTGAGTACTTAGTTGCGGCTTCTTTCATGGCGGCACCGAGTGGTCTTCTGTTTGCAAAAATCATTAAACCTGAAACCGATGAGCCGATTGAGCAGCTAGACGATATTGATGCAGAGGGTGCAGACAAGCCAGCTAACGTTATCGACGCAGCCGCAGGCGGTGCATCTGCAGGTTTGCAACTGGCGCTGAATGTCGGTGCTATGTTGATTGCGTTCATTGGTCTTATCGCATTGCTCAACGGTATGTTAGGTGGTCTTGGCGGTTGGTTCGGTATGCCGGAGCTTAGGCTTGAACTTATCCTTGGCTGGATCTTCGCACCTCTTGCATTCCTATTGGGTGTGCCATGGTCTGAAGCCACTATCGCGGGTGAGTTTATTGGTCTAAAAACCGTCGCGAACGAGTTTGTTGCTTATGCAAGTTTTGCTGAATATCTAACGCCAGAAGCACCTGTAGTTCTGCAAGAAAAAACCAAAGCAATTATCTCATTTGCACTTTGTGGCTTTGCTAACCTATCTTCTATTGCCATCCTACTTGGTGGTTTAGGTAGCCTTGCGCCAAAACGTCGCGGTGATATTGCACGTATGGGCATCAAAGCCGTTATTGCAGGTACTCTTTCTAACCTAATGGCTGCGACCATCGCAGGTTTCTGCTTGAGCCTAGCTGCACTATAATTGCTGCTAAGCAAACTATTGACTGAGTGGTGGGCACTCAGTCAATATTATGGATTATGTACACTCAGTTTTGTTCCTTGGCATTCGCCGCTGATTAGCAGCAGCTTAATGAATCGCAAAAGGACAGTGCGATAGGGCAAGGCTTGATGTTTGTGCGGTGACAAGGATAGCAATTGACACTCAGTGTCGAGTCTTCAAGGAACCAAGTCCGTTCATTTATTACTGGAATAACCAGTGAATTAATTGAATATTGATCGGAGATAGAAATGAGCGATTTAAAATCAGCAGCTCTACGTGCACTTAAATTAATGGATCTCACTACGCTTAACGATGACGATACGAATGAAAAAGTAATCGCATTGTGCCACGACGCAAAATCTTCAGTGGGTAATACCGCTGCGATTTGTATCTACCCTCGTTTTATCCCAATCGCTAAAAAAACGCTTCGTGAACAGGGGACACCTGAGGTTCGCATTGCAACAGTGACTAACTTCCCACACGGTAATGACGATATCGATATCGCCGTTGCAGAAACCAAAGCGGCTGTGGCGTACGGTGCGGATGAAGTCGATGTGGTTTTCCCATATCGCGCTCTAATCGCCGGTAATGAAGAGGTTGGCTTCGAGCTAGTGAAGCAGTGTAAAGAGGCTTGCGGTGATATTCTGCTGAAAGTGATTATTGAAACGGGTGAGCTAAAAGAGCCATCTTTAATCAAGAAAGCCTCAGAAATCGCTATCAAAGCAGGCGCAGATTTCATTAAAACATCCACAGGTAAAGTTCCAGTCAATGCAACCCCAGAATACGCACGTATGATGCTAGAAGTTATCCGTGATATGGGTGTGGCAGAGAAAGTGGGCTTCAAGCCAGCAGGTGGCGTGCGCACGGCAGAAGATGCGGCCGCATACCTAGCTATGGCTGACGAAATTTTAGGTGCAGATTGGGCTGACAACATGCACTACCGTTTTGGTGCATCAAGCTTACTAACGAACCTACTGAATACATTAGAAGTGACAAACGAAACAGCAGACCCTTCTGCTTATTAAGGTTTGTTGATGCTAACACCCTAAAAGGGTGTTAGCCCTCTCCCATAATTTTTCCGCAGATCCGTGATCTGTTGATCAGTGAGGCTTCTATGTACCTTCCTCAAGAAATTATCCGTAAAAAACGTGACGGTCACGAACTGTCGGCGGAAGAGATCCAGTTCTTTATTCAAGGTGTCGCTAAGGACACCGTGTCAGAAGGGCAAATTGCTGCCTTTGCTATGACGATTTTTTTCAATGAAATGACCATGAATGAACGTATTGCCCTAACCTGTGCGATGCGCGATTCCGGAATGGTCATTGATTGGTCTCAGCAAGGTTTTACCGGACCTATCGTCGATAAACACTCAACGGGTGGTGTGGGCGATGTGACGTCGCTTATGCTTGGTCCAATGGTGGCGGCATGTGGTGGTTTTGTTCCAATGATCTCTGGTCGCGGTTTAGGGCACACTGGGGGCACACTCGACAAGCTAGAATCCATCCCTGGTTACAACATTACCCCAAGCAATGAAGTGTTTGGTGAGGTGACTAAGCAAGCGGGTGTGGCGATTATCGGTCAGACAGGCGATCTTGCCCCAGCAGATAAACGAGTCTATGCCACTCGTGATATTACGGCGACCGTTGATAATATCTCTTTGATTACCGCGTCTATTCTGTCGAAGAAACTGGCAGCGGGTCTTGAGTCTTTGGTTATGGATGTCAAGGTCGGCTCTGGTGCATTTATGCCAACCTACGAGCAGTCTGAAGAATTGGCGGAATCTATTGTGGCTGTGGCAAATGGCGCAGGGACAAATACCACGGCTATTTTGACCGATATGAATCAAGTCTTGGCGTCATCAGCAGGCAATGCTGTTGAGGTGCGAGAGGCGGTTCGCTTCTTGACTGGAGAGTATAGAAACGAGCGTTTGTACCAAGTCACGATGGCTTTGTGTAGCGAGATGTTGATTTTGGGTCAGTTGGCGAAAGATGCTGTCGAGGCAACCGCCATGTTGAATCAAGTCTTGGACAATGGCAAAGCGGCGCATTGCTTCAATCAAATGGTGCAAGGTTTAGGCGGTCCAGCTGATTTTGTCGAGCACTATGACCGTTACTTACCAAAAGCAGAGATCGTCAAGCCAGTTTATGCTCAGCAACCTGGTACGGTTCTCTCTATGGATACTCGAGCTATCGGTATGGCGGTGGTTGCAATGGGCGGTGGTCGTCGTGTTGCGTCGGATTTAATTGATTATGCGGTTGGCTTTGACCAGTTCATTCAACTGGGTGAGCAAGCGAGCCAAGATAAACCTCTCGCGATGATTCATGCGCGTGATGAAGCACAATGGCAACAAGCGGCCGAGGCGCTAAACGCGGCGATTACCGTTGGTGAAGGTCGCTACACTGCAACGCCTTGTGTTTACAAACATATTCGCGCTGAAGATCTGGCTTAGAGGTGAGGAGATAGAATGAAACGTGCATTTATTTTAGTTTTAGATTCGTTTGGTATCGGTGCGACTGCCGATGCAGACAAGTTTGGTGATGTCGGTTCTGATACCCTCGGTCACATTGCAGAGCAGTGTGCTGCGGGTCTGGCGAACAATGACAAGCGCAGCGGTGAATTAACGCTGCCTAATCTAACCAAGCTTGGTTTGGCGATGGCACACAAAGAATCCACCGGCAAGCTTGCGCAAGGTCTCAGCGACAGTGCTGAAGTCATTGCGGCTTATGGTCATGCTGCC is a window encoding:
- a CDS encoding TatD family hydrolase codes for the protein MIDTHCHLDLLAEHLSLDTALEDANASGVSKIIVPAVNSRNWHKVSELAGQYEQVYFALGIHPCFIESGSISINALQSELHQQRNNKKWVAVGECGLDFYHNRDDEVQQKKLLIDQIHLANDYGKPVLLHCRKAHQDLIKILKQHRPLYGGIIHGFSGSYQQALDYINLGMHIGVGGVISYQRAKKTRATIAKVPLDSIVIETDSPDMPLSGYQGQVNQPKRTKLVLNHLIELRSEGEQTVTSTVERSTSGLFSFC
- a CDS encoding NupC/NupG family nucleoside CNT transporter, producing the protein MSLFMSLVGMVVLILIAVLLSDNRKAINVRTVAGAFAIQFALGAFVLYVPWGQELLKSFSDAVSSVINYGNDGTSFLFGGLVSDKMFEVFGGGGFIFAFRVLPTLIFFSALISVLYYLGVMQWVIKILGGGLQKALGTSRAESMSAAANIFVGQTEAPLVVRPFVPKMTQSELFAVMCGGLASIAGGVLAGYASMGVPIEYLVAASFMAAPSGLLFAKIIKPETDEPIEQLDDIDAEGADKPANVIDAAAGGASAGLQLALNVGAMLIAFIGLIALLNGMLGGLGGWFGMPELRLELILGWIFAPLAFLLGVPWSEATIAGEFIGLKTVANEFVAYASFAEYLTPEAPVVLQEKTKAIISFALCGFANLSSIAILLGGLGSLAPKRRGDIARMGIKAVIAGTLSNLMAATIAGFCLSLAAL
- the deoC gene encoding deoxyribose-phosphate aldolase, translated to MSDLKSAALRALKLMDLTTLNDDDTNEKVIALCHDAKSSVGNTAAICIYPRFIPIAKKTLREQGTPEVRIATVTNFPHGNDDIDIAVAETKAAVAYGADEVDVVFPYRALIAGNEEVGFELVKQCKEACGDILLKVIIETGELKEPSLIKKASEIAIKAGADFIKTSTGKVPVNATPEYARMMLEVIRDMGVAEKVGFKPAGGVRTAEDAAAYLAMADEILGADWADNMHYRFGASSLLTNLLNTLEVTNETADPSAY
- the deoA gene encoding thymidine phosphorylase, with protein sequence MYLPQEIIRKKRDGHELSAEEIQFFIQGVAKDTVSEGQIAAFAMTIFFNEMTMNERIALTCAMRDSGMVIDWSQQGFTGPIVDKHSTGGVGDVTSLMLGPMVAACGGFVPMISGRGLGHTGGTLDKLESIPGYNITPSNEVFGEVTKQAGVAIIGQTGDLAPADKRVYATRDITATVDNISLITASILSKKLAAGLESLVMDVKVGSGAFMPTYEQSEELAESIVAVANGAGTNTTAILTDMNQVLASSAGNAVEVREAVRFLTGEYRNERLYQVTMALCSEMLILGQLAKDAVEATAMLNQVLDNGKAAHCFNQMVQGLGGPADFVEHYDRYLPKAEIVKPVYAQQPGTVLSMDTRAIGMAVVAMGGGRRVASDLIDYAVGFDQFIQLGEQASQDKPLAMIHARDEAQWQQAAEALNAAITVGEGRYTATPCVYKHIRAEDLA